Part of the Usitatibacter palustris genome, GCCCGCGAGCTTCCAGTAGCGCAGCTCCGCGGCATGCGTGCCGCTCTTGTCGGCGCGCGAAGTGAACGGGGTCGACGTGCCGGCGATCTTCTTCAGCGCCTCGACGACATCCTTGCCCTTGGCCCCGGCCGGATCATTCTTCGGGCCGACGATGATGAAGTCGTTGTACATGACCTCGAGCCGCTTCACGCCGAAGCCCTCGGCGAGGAATTTCTCTTCCGCGACCTTGTCGTGGACGAACACCACGTCGGCGTCGCCCTTGCGTCCCATGTCGAGTGCCTGGCCGGTGCCGACGGCGACGACGCGCGCCTCGATTCCGGTGGCCTTCTTGAATTCGGGCAGCAAGTGCTTGAAGAGGCCCGACTGCTCCGTCGAAGTGGTCGAGGCGACGGTGATGAAATCCTGCGCCGGCGCGGGCGTGGCCGATGCGATCGCCACCGCGGCGAGCACGGCGGCTGCGAGCCAGGTCCTGCTCAAGCGGGAGAGGAAGGTTGCGATGCGATGCTCCATGGCAGTTCTCCTTGAAGAAAGCGTGCGGCCTCCGGCGAGGCCGGTGCGGTGAAGAAAAGATCGGCGGCCGTGTGTTCGGTAAGGCGGCCTTCGTGCAGGAAGACGATCTCGTCGGCGAAGCGCCGCGCGAGGCCGAGGTTGTGTGTGGTCATCACGACGGCGGTGCCCTCGCCGTGGATGCGGGTCACGATGCGCTCGACCTCGCCGGCGGCCGCGGGATCGAGGCTCGCCGTGGGCTCGTCGAGAAAGAGCATGCGGGGC contains:
- a CDS encoding substrate-binding domain-containing protein, with protein sequence MEHRIATFLSRLSRTWLAAAVLAAVAIASATPAPAQDFITVASTTSTEQSGLFKHLLPEFKKATGIEARVVAVGTGQALDMGRKGDADVVFVHDKVAEEKFLAEGFGVKRLEVMYNDFIIVGPKNDPAGAKGKDVVEALKKIAGTSTPFTSRADKSGTHAAELRYWKLAGFDPPKGAWYRETGSGMGPTLNTASGMNAYALTDRGTWLSFKNRGELVILVEGDTKLFNQYGVMLVNPAKHPHVKKDSGQKFVDWVVSPAGQAAIAAYKIDGEQLFFPNAKP